TTCATTTGGTTTCACAGAAAGTGAAAGGGGGTGTGGTACTGCAGGTCGGTGTGGACTGTTATCTTATAGCTACGTGTAGTGACCGCTATCATTTTTCAGTTAAACAGAACATCTCTTAATAGGCCTGTGTCCAGTAGTTTCAGCCTGAGGgtcaaataaattatttcacATTGATACCAGTTTTGCAAGTTTTTTTCTGCTCCATGTGACATTTTATGCAAATGAAGAATTTGCTTATAAGCATGATCTTAGGCTTGCAGTCTCAGACCCTGCTCTGAGTGATAGCAGGGGGTAGGTCACAGAGATTCACAGATTTGGCAGCTCAGGctaaggtaggtaggtaggtgttTGTGTGGGATGGGGGAGTCTGAGTGGTTGTTGGGTGAGCAGATGTTGGTATTGCTGGGGTTAAGGGGCACCTGGAACTTCTGAGTCTCTctcaagccctgatcctgcaaagacttagaaTATGGTACAACTCTGAAATACACATGgttcctaccccaaagagcttacagtccatgGCTCTGAACCAGCAGAGACTTATGCACCTGTTTAACTTTATGCATCTGAGTCCCATCGAAGCTAAGCAAGTgcacaagtctttgcaggatcagagccctacACTGTAAGCTTTGGGGTAGGAGCCACGTTTCTTTCAGAGTTGCTCCATGTTCTGGCCGGCACAATAGGACCCTGATCCTGATCAGAAGCCTCTGGCACAGTCATtatataaatattctttaatttCCAAAATAAGTTTTatggttataataataataataattaataataataatatatacaaAAACCTTATATCTAAAACAATAACAAGCCACATTTTAAATCAGCGAAAGATTAAGATTTCTTTCCCAATACAACTAAACAAAGGGAGTCTCCTtcaccttcctcttcctccccaaaaGGCGAGAGACAGCTGGGTTACAACACTTTGTAATTGCACGGGTTAGTAATAATCACCACATTACTCTCAGCCTGGAAGTAGATTTTTTTAGTACTGACAAGCAAAGCCTGGATTCGTTATTTGCAAGAGAACCAGTACAATAATAGGCTGTACATTTGGGAACACATTGGCTACTTACTGTTACTAAACAAATGAACCTTGTGCTGACCCTGAAGAGTCATTCCTGATAAGGAATAAGAATGAGAAACGCTGTCAGATGCCCATTTAGCTACAATTCTTTTGGACGTGGCTTGACTGTACATATAAATGTCACATTaaaaacgggggggggaggggagaaagagcgCTGTTAGTGCTTTAGTCTACTCTAGACAGAAGACAAATGACCTTTTAGCGATCAGCTTGTGATGGAGAGCCTCTCTAGGGTGGGCACTGGAGTCCCAGGATGATAATTGCATAAGGAGTTCATGTGGAGGACTGACACTTTTTGGAGGTGACACTAGCCACCTAACCCTTCTGCAACTGAAGTGCAGCGATGGGTTCATCCTAGAGCTTGGACTTCACTTCACTCTATGATAGCAAGGCAGAATCAGCAATAAACGTTCATGTTAAAAACTTCAAGGCAGAAGGCTTTTTCAGGTTGGTAAGAGTTACCAGTGTCCCCTTTGAGAAAAGGGGCCAGAAATCCAACACTGTCCCTTCTCTCAGGTACTTGGTTTGGCACATTTGCCTGTTTCCTGCTCCTACTGTACTCTGCCCATATCCTAAAGCTAGGTGTCAGCACAATATGGAATTATTGAAAGTAGAGCCTATATCTTCCCTTTCCCTTCAACCCATCTTccttattttcttcatctcacctcctggagagggctgcatgCTCCCAGCTATTCAACTTTCTCTCCTCCATCTCAGAAACTTCACCATCCTCCTTGTTATTTCAGCTCACATCCTTAGGGTTATTTTCCATtcctccttaaccttctctcctCACATCCAAGCTCTCAACCCTTTTACTTCTCcctttgacatttccaaaatctACCTGGTCTTCTCTCCAGTCACTCCCATGTTCCcgcttaacaaaaaaaaaaaaaaaaaaaaaaaaaaaatcttatcccACTGCTCTGACCATGTTCACTCCTTCCTCAAATCCTTTCACTGAATGTTATGCATCAAGAGATAAGAATTCAAAGTTAATGAACCTAGACAACTCTTTCCCTGCTTAAGTCTCAACCTTCATTTCCACCTATTCCCCATCCCATGCAACAAACGAACCAAACACATCCCCTCACATCATCAGGTACAAGCTTGTAGTAACTCAGGAAGCTATTTTAGATAATTAAAACTAGATTAGCATAAAACTTTCCCTATACAATTAATGAATAATATTCCCTTCACTTGTGGGATTCTCTGAGGTGTATTTATTTCCCTCTTGTACTGACACTACATCTATTTTAAACTCAGGTGTTCTTGTCTTAAGATAAAAGTAAAATTAGTCACCTATCTCATGTCATTTTCCTATGCATTTTACCTTGAGGGCTTTTTGCGCAGCTTCAGTCGAACCAATGGCAATCAGGTTTGGTCCAGCCATGCTACAAAAACTCTTCAGATGCAAAGTGCCATAAACAGGGACTGTGGAGACAGCATAATCCTATGTAGAAATGAAGAAGGTGCacagtaaatattttaaatcagtACCAGTTCCATATTTGCACTGAGTAATTCAATGACACATTTTAGCTCCTCTGCAAGTTAATTCATCTGCATGTCCTGAGGTAAACTGGCTACAGTCAACTATGACTGTGACATGCCCCTTTGGGCTGTCTTGGCTTGCTTTGTGCATCAAGGAAAAATACAGAACTACTGCAGTTTTCACTACTTGTGCACctgaaaataaatctgttaaatgtttaaaaattactTCTCTAAAAACCCGCCAGGAACCCACGTGAGAACACATTCATGCATATTGCTGAGCTTCTCTAGAAGAGGAATGGGAGGCCTAAGATAGTAGCAAGTAGTAGTGACCTGGCACTGCCCCACTTACAGTATTAGTCCCTCAGAACTGACTTGACTCCACATTTCCTTTGTCCCCTTTTGAAGATCTGTGACTTTGATGGGTCTGTTGGCTTCTCTGCCTTTTTGTAATTCAGGCCACTACCCAGGAATCTAAATAGAGAGGAGCCTGACTTTAGATatccatttctgaacattttggcTAATGTATTTGGTTCAGTGGGCTGTAGTTTAACCCCTTTGTCTGTGCCACAGAAAGCAGAAGGTCTTATTGCAGAACAAGTGTACAAACCTTAAATGTGTCAGCCAGAATTTCTGCACCACGTTGATTTGTCCGTCTTGACAGACCCACAAAAAATTCCCTGCCTGAAATGAAGAGATCGCAAAGAATAGTAAAGACCaagttaatgatttttttaaatttgaatggCTGAAAAATACATGGACACGAACCATATCTAATAATCAGaacacatacattttaaaaataggccAAATTTGAGATGGAGATGTTGTAATATAAAGTCCTTCACAATTATCAATATGAGACTTAACTGTGGCTAAAAAAGTCTAGTAACAAAACTAACtagaaatgtagcttttaaaaaaaaaatgcaacttgCAATTGGAAGTTGATTCTAATTAAATTCTTCTTCTGGTGAAGGATAATCACTGTAAATTATACACAAACAGCTCCCTTTCCTTTAAAACTTTGCAATGGTCATAGGATAAATGGACAGAACAGCTGGGATGGATTACTAAGTCACCGATTGACCTTCTGTTTCTCTTCTGAGATTTCTCCCATTCTTGGATTTTAAACCTCAGTAATAAAGACACAGCTATCTTCAAGGTGCTAGGGAAATAGATACTGGGATCTGTAACATAATAGAAATACCTTATTTTTTTCGTTTGCTTAGTCTGAAACAATCTTGTTCCCTTTGTGAGTTAGGCAAGCAACCTGCCTATTGTGATGGTGATCAAAATAAACAGCCTCATTTATCTCAGGCAAGGGTCAAACGTATAGCCAGCCAATGTGAGAAAATGCATAATGGGTTTAACTATGTAAAAATCAGCATCGGTATCTTCCCTTTTGAATTTGTTCATGCAAAAAACTTGAGTGGCAACTCCACTTCTCTTCCACGTGAGATCTGGCAAGCAGGTCTATTTTCCCCATAAACTACAAATGCACTATCCAGTGTTTACGCAAAGAACTAACCACAATTACGTCTGAATCAAGCTTTTATGATTCCCGCAAACAGGTCTGTGCAAACATGGCTGCCAGTAACAAAAAATATGAAATGATGGCAATAACTTGACTGCTGAAAGCATTTTCTTTATTGCTAAATAATACTTTACAAGCTAGGTGAATTAAGGCTTAAATACACATGATTTGTATTGTGTCTACTGCTACTTCCATTATTCTGCATTACTCAGGAAGTTTTGCATTCAAAAGACATTTCTCAAACTAAAGTGCTGTGCTGCCATTTGGTAAGCAATGACCTAATAAAATCTTTACACTAGTATAAAGTATTTTATTAATAGAGACCAGATAGTGTTAAATTCTCTGGGCAGTCCAGAAAAAAAGAACAATTTCACTTTAATTGTGTACCTGTAAATAAGACATCTCCACCATCTAAGGTTGCATTTTCATCTGTCATCTCTACAATGTTGAGGTTAAGACTTTCTAGTGCTCTCTTCATTGCATCAACCTGTTTAAAAGGAAGTAGTTTAGAGTCTCATTTAGGTCCCACCATTAAAAACATCAATTAATCAAATCACAATAGGCattagtttaaattaaaaaagagcGAGTCAGGTAACTGCTAGTAAGACAGAAAGCAAATGTCCTCCATCCCAACAGGTCCTGCCAATCTCCAATCCCAGAATCCCTTTAGGGGGCTCCAAAGgatggagggcagggcagggccggctttaggacctgcggggcccgattcgaatacctggcggcggtctgggtctttggcgaCGGGGGGTCCGCTCCatgtcttccgcggcactgaaggaccccccgccgccaaaatgccgacgaggacccggagcggaccccccgctgccgaagtgccgccgaagacccggagcggactgCCACCTGGTGAGTAAGGCGCAGGGCCCTCTTtggcgtggggcccgattccggggaatcggcctaaagccggccttgATGGAGGGGATATGTGTGGAAGTGAGTAGTGAGAGTCACTGTCTTTCATGCAGACACCATGAAGGATTAGAACGTGCCCACTATGCATGTCAGCCCCAGTCCCTCTCCTGTGCTAATCCCTCAATGCTACAAAAAACTGTTTCCTGTGGCCTTGAGTGAAAGAGCGATGGCAGAGAGATGGCATTGTCTACTTCCGCACCTCCTAGTCACAAGGTTTTCTTGTCTATCATCCATGGAAGTGGAGATTCTGACTTGGCCGCTATCCATGAAGGGGAAACATACAAATCAATCAATTTAGTTTTTTTAAGTATCTGCATCTTTACTGATTATTGATGTCTATTGCCTTGTGTTAATGAGCTCTTTGTATTTCTGTACATTGTGGACTCAGTTCTTCCCTGGGTCTGAGCGCTGCTTAATGACGGGGGAAGCATGGAGTGGAGGTGTCAGAAATCTAGTTATGGTTTCCCCAAACCTGCTCCAGACCAGCTCCAAGCTCAGAGCAGCCAAGAGACCGCTCTAACTTACGACACTGGTGCACTTTATGCCAGCGGAGGGCCAGTATAGTAGAGATCTGCTCCATCATGCCCTTGACAAGTTCCTTCTTCCCCAAATATTCTCCCTGTGTTGGAGTAGGAGGCAAGAGTGGCTGGTATTGAAGCCATCTCCACTGATTGTATTACAGCCAGCTATCCTACATATAGGCTATCACCAACTATACTACAGCCAGGATATCCATTGCCCAGCTACAGCCATCCATCCCCTCTGTGCCGCCTGTGCCAAAAGAAGCTTATAAGTGAAACATCCATAAAAGGTGTAGATAGGGTTGATACCCTACTACAGGAACTGCAGCTAATAGAAATAAGGAGTTATTCCACAAAGTGCACAAAGCTCTGATCCTTTTCAACAGTTCCTTATATTACACTGTATAGCCAGTTCATTATATTACACTAGAGCAAGTTACCAGCCATTAGGAAATGTGGAAGATACACTGAGAGTGTCATGAAGTTCTGTTTCATTTAGGTCCCGGATCTGCGTAATATGGcaacttaaacatttttaaaagaaatgagaGCATTCCAACATGGCTGACACACACATAACATGAACAGAAGAGAACAGGAATGTGcaatatttaaattaaacagaGTGATTATGAGAAGGCAGTAAGTAGTCATGCTGAACAACAACATTTC
This Chrysemys picta bellii isolate R12L10 chromosome 8, ASM1138683v2, whole genome shotgun sequence DNA region includes the following protein-coding sequences:
- the DDAH1 gene encoding N(G),N(G)-dimethylarginine dimethylaminohydrolase 1 isoform X2; translation: MQCPYKVDAMKRALESLNLNIVEMTDENATLDGGDVLFTGREFFVGLSRRTNQRGAEILADTFKDYAVSTVPVYGTLHLKSFCSMAGPNLIAIGSTEAAQKALKTMQQMSDHRYDKLTVPDDAAANCIYLNIPGKGHVLLHRAPEEYPESAKVFEKLKDHMLIPIASTELEKVDGLLTCCSVLINKTSEL
- the DDAH1 gene encoding N(G),N(G)-dimethylarginine dimethylaminohydrolase 1 isoform X3, yielding MKRALESLNLNIVEMTDENATLDGGDVLFTGREFFVGLSRRTNQRGAEILADTFKDYAVSTVPVYGTLHLKSFCSMAGPNLIAIGSTEAAQKALKTMQQMSDHRYDKLTVPDDAAANCIYLNIPGKGHVLLHRAPEEYPESAKVFEKLKDHMLIPIASTELEKVDGLLTCCSVLINKTSEL